The nucleotide window TTGAAAATTACGATGGATCAAAAACTGACTGATCTATTCCTAAAAATTTCAATCTTTTATTCCAAACCGAACAAGGTGTTGTTGAAAATGAAAAAACAACATTGTATTTGCGACCTGAAACAGCTCAAGGAATTTTTATAAATTTTAAATCACTTTTAAGATTTACTAAAAACACCTTGCCTCTTCGAATTGCTCAAGTCGGAAAATCATTCCGAAATGAAATTTCGCCTGGAAATTTCATCTTTAGGACCCGTGAATTTACTCAACTTGAACAGGAAATTTTTGTCAGACCTGAACAAGCCGATGAAATTTTTCACTCTGAAATTGAAAAAGTTCGACTTTTTTTATCCAAATTAGGTTTTTCGCCCGATTCAATCCGAATTAGCAATCATCAACCTGAAAAATTAGCCCATTATGCAAAAGCAACCACTGATTTTGAATATTTTTTTAATTTTGGCTGAGGTGAACTAATTGGAATTTCCAACCGTGGAAATTTTGATCTTAAAAATCATATGGCTAAAAGTGGCGAAAATCTTGAATTTGTCGATTCAGCAAACGGTCAAAAAATTTTACCATACATAATCGAACCATCAATTGGCCTAGACAGACTTATGTTAGCGATTTTAGAGCAAAATTTTGTTCATGACATCGAAAAAGACCGTTATTTTCTTAAATTTCCGTTTATTTTAAGCCCATATAAAGTTGCAGTTTTACCGCTTTTAAAGAAATTTTCACCTCAAGCAGAAGAAATATGGAAAATACTTGTTAGCCACGGAATTACCGCTACTTTTTCAAACACAGGAACTATTGGCAAAAGATATTATTATCAAGACTCAATTGGGACTTTTTTTTGCATTACAGTCGATGAAGAGGGAATTCAAAATCAAAGTGTAACAATCAGATTTCGCGATACTTGTGAACAAAAAAGAATAAAAATCACCGAAATTATCCAATTTATAGAGGAAAATTCTTCAAATGAATAAGCAGCAAATTTTAGCTCATATTTTAAAAAACACCGATATTTATGCGCTAATTTCACAAGCAATCCAGCTTTCACCTAGTGGAAGAAACACATTTGTTGGACTTTGTCCATTTCATGAGGACAAAAATCCATCCTTGTCAGTTTCAATTTCTAAGCAAATTTTTAAGTGTTTTTCTTGTCAAAAAGGTGGAAATATTGTTAGCTTTGTAATGTTTTGAAAAAATTTGAATTTTTTTCAAGCTGTTGAATATCTCAACAAAGAATACAATTTGAACCTTGAATTAGCAAATAATTTGGCTCCTGTAAAAGTTTATTCTGAAATTGAACTTCAAGCACTCCGTGCTTTTGAAAATTCAGTTTCACTTTATCTTTTAGAGCTGCTTACAATTACATCAAGAGCCAAAAAAAACCCTAAAAACCGACAAGAATTGCAAATTTACAACTTTATAAATTCGCGAGGACTAAGTCGCGAAATTATTGAAAAATTTAAAATCGGCTTTGCGCCAAGTTCATTTTTAAAACCACGACTAGTTGATTCAAAATTATTTGATGAAGAAACTTTAAAGGATTATTCGCTTTTAAATCAACAAGGTTTTGATTTTTTTCAAAATCGAATTGTTTTCCCTATTGAAAATTTAGAAGGAAAAGTTGTTGGATTTTCTGGCCGTTGTTTGCCTAACACTAAATGTGAACCAAAATATTTAAACTCACCATCAAGCAAACTGTTTTCTAAATCTGAAATTTTCTATAATTATAAAAATGCAATTGCTGATAATCCCAAAGAAATTTTTATTACTGAAGGTTTTTTTGACGTCATTGCATTTTACAAGGTCAATATTAAAAATGTAATTGCGCTTATGGGTACTTCTTTGACTAAAAAACACTGTGAATTACTGAATAATTTTACAGTTGTCATTGCCCTTGATGGTGATCGGGCTGGTCTTGAGGCTACCTTAAAATCGGCACTCATACTTTCGCAAAACAAAATTAAAACTTACATTATATCAGGTTTTGACGGAAAAGATCCTGATGAGTATTTAAATAATTTTGGTGCTGAAAGTTTTTTAGAAAAACTTTCAGACCGCCAAAATTGCTTTGATTTTGCCTACAGTTTTTACAAAAATCAAATCAAAGAAAATTCTAGCGATGAAATTACTGAATTTGTCAACAAATTTACACCGTTTTTACAAAGTTTGCATGCCCAAAATAGCCCATTACTAGGTGTTTTTTTGAAAAAAATTTATGATGACTTAGGTATTGAAAAAAGTGCTTTTCGTTGAATAAAACAAATTCAGTATCCATCTAAACCTGGTCGGGAACTTGAAGAAAATGAAGATCTTTTTGAAAATAGACAACAAAATAAAAGGAATAGATATGAAAACCATGCATATCCAGTTCAATATCTTGAGTTAAGATTATTTTTAATTATTTTGAAGGATTTTATTGAAGGTGATCAGGGAAAATTTTCTAGTTTTAAAAGTTTAAATTTTAAATTTTTAAATGCACTTAATAATAAGTTTGTTGAAACATTATATTCTAGTGATAGAAAAAATCCTGAAATTTACAAGCAAGCTATACAAAAAATTAATGAAGCAGGCAATTTATTAAAAGAATATTTATTAAATGAATATTCGCAAATATCAACTCATGACTTTATAAATTTTAATGTACATGAAAAAACAATAGATGACGTTGAAAAGCTTGTTGAAGATATTAATGAAAGAAGAAGAAAAATAAATAACGATATTTTACATCAGCATTTAAAAAATAATAAAAATGATTTTGTAATTGATTTGTATAACGACGAAATTCAAGGGGGCGCTGATAATGAAAATTGGTAATAAATTGGCAATACAAGAACCTAAAAATTCCCAAAAAACTTATAGTTTTTCTGAAAAATCTACAAAGTCAGCAACTAAAACCGCTGAAAAAAAGGTAAAAACTTCACGTAAAAAAACAAAAGAGCAAGTCCAAGTAGATTCTAATTTAAATTTGAATATCGATTCTGACAGTTTGAACACTAAAAATTCAAAAAAAATTATTGTTAATGAAAAAAGAAAAAACTCATATGAACAAATTGAGAATTTTTTTAATGTTATTAAAACAACCAAGCATCAATCTGATTTTCTAAAAAGTATCGAGGCATTTCGAACTAAAACTTTAAATCAATTATCAAAAAATATTAACTCAACCAATAAAACTTTAAAAGCAAAAGTTAAAGTTTCTTCAACCGCAAAATCTAAAACCGTAAATACTGAGATTTTAGAATTAGAGCAAGAAAAATTAGAAAAACCCAAAAAAAAGACAAAACAAACAAAAACAACAGCAAAAGAGCAAAAAAGCTCCAAAAATAAAGAACTTTTTGAAGATAACCACAAGCTAGAAACTTCTGACAATATTTCTGAATCAGCTAATAGTCCCGAGTCACGTTATCAGTTTGTTATTGAAAAGTTACAAGAGCAATTAGAAAAAAAACAAAAACAAACTGCGAAAAAAAGTTCGAAAAAAACTGCTGAAAATGCATTTTTAAGCCACGAAGATGTTTATAAATATATCGAAAATTTAAACCTTTCCGTTTCAGAGGATGAGTTAGACGAGTTTTTTCAAATTTTAATGCAGAAAAAAATAATTAGTGATGAACTGGACAAAGAAGATCTTGAAGATGTTTCAAGTTCAGATTTTGCTGACCAAATTGGTCAAAAAAATTCTAAAAATAAAACAAAGAAAAATCTTGATAATTTAGATGATGACAAAGATTTAAGCCTAGACAGGCTTGATGACCAAGAAGATTTTGATGACTTGGG belongs to Mesomycoplasma ovipneumoniae and includes:
- a CDS encoding glycine--tRNA ligase, with the protein product MAKFENYQFFINYLKNLGFIFPSSQIYGGLANSYDYGHLGVLLAKNIENFWADFFINKDLSAFFIDTKILLNPKVWQASGHLENFSDLLVENKINKKRYRVDHLFENNFPNLIFEKLNQQEIQQYLAKIENYDGSKTDWSIPKNFNLLFQTEQGVVENEKTTLYLRPETAQGIFINFKSLLRFTKNTLPLRIAQVGKSFRNEISPGNFIFRTREFTQLEQEIFVRPEQADEIFHSEIEKVRLFLSKLGFSPDSIRISNHQPEKLAHYAKATTDFEYFFNFGWGELIGISNRGNFDLKNHMAKSGENLEFVDSANGQKILPYIIEPSIGLDRLMLAILEQNFVHDIEKDRYFLKFPFILSPYKVAVLPLLKKFSPQAEEIWKILVSHGITATFSNTGTIGKRYYYQDSIGTFFCITVDEEGIQNQSVTIRFRDTCEQKRIKITEIIQFIEENSSNE
- the dnaG gene encoding DNA primase; amino-acid sequence: MNKQQILAHILKNTDIYALISQAIQLSPSGRNTFVGLCPFHEDKNPSLSVSISKQIFKCFSCQKGGNIVSFVMFWKNLNFFQAVEYLNKEYNLNLELANNLAPVKVYSEIELQALRAFENSVSLYLLELLTITSRAKKNPKNRQELQIYNFINSRGLSREIIEKFKIGFAPSSFLKPRLVDSKLFDEETLKDYSLLNQQGFDFFQNRIVFPIENLEGKVVGFSGRCLPNTKCEPKYLNSPSSKLFSKSEIFYNYKNAIADNPKEIFITEGFFDVIAFYKVNIKNVIALMGTSLTKKHCELLNNFTVVIALDGDRAGLEATLKSALILSQNKIKTYIISGFDGKDPDEYLNNFGAESFLEKLSDRQNCFDFAYSFYKNQIKENSSDEITEFVNKFTPFLQSLHAQNSPLLGVFLKKIYDDLGIEKSAFRWIKQIQYPSKPGRELEENEDLFENRQQNKRNRYENHAYPVQYLELRLFLIILKDFIEGDQGKFSSFKSLNFKFLNALNNKFVETLYSSDRKNPEIYKQAIQKINEAGNLLKEYLLNEYSQISTHDFINFNVHEKTIDDVEKLVEDINERRRKINNDILHQHLKNNKNDFVIDLYNDEIQGGADNENW